In Cicer arietinum cultivar CDC Frontier isolate Library 1 chromosome 7, Cicar.CDCFrontier_v2.0, whole genome shotgun sequence, the genomic window tctaaagttatttttaaataattttgaaaaatgtgattttttttgtcCAGCTAAAATAgcaaagagttcacataaatttgtAGTTAGAGAATATGAgtttttagatttattacactttgatATATGTAAACTTGTTGGGACGTTACCaagaaatgtaaaataaaagtgaaacgcttgacatgttaaggatctttgtaactgaaattgaaaatcaatttagtagaaagattaagaggttCCAAGTAACGTTCCTGTAACTAGAAGCAACAAACAAGGTGAACCAGGAACTCGAAGAAGTATGAGAGTCAGAGCTTCTAAAAATTATGGACCCGAATATGCGGCTTATActttagaagaggatcctgcaaatctTTAAGAAGTTTTGTCATCTTTGGATGCAGAGATATTGCAAGAAACAATAAATGTTGAAATGGAATCTCTAGAATCGTACAAGACCTGACATTTAGTAGATTTGCCTcttggttgcaaaccaatagattgtaaatggatcttggaaaagaaactaaaacccgatggaactgttgataaatacaaggcacaccttgtagccaaaggctttagacaaagagaaaatatggATTTATTCGACACTTTATCACCAGTCACTAGAATAACATTCATTAGGGTACTCATATAACTTGTGGCTACtcataacctggtgatacatcagatggatgttaaaatatattttttaaatggtgacttgAAAGAATAAATctatatggaacaacctgaaggttttgtaattcaaggacaaTATGACAAAAtctgtaagttagataaatcaCTGTATGGTCTTACACAAGCTCCTAAGAAATtgcatgaaaagtttgataacttgattatatcgaatgagtttaaagtgaataaaagtgacaaatgtatttactataaatctgaaaatgacatttgcactatcatatgtctctatgtagacgacttactcatattttatTCAAACATTTATGTTGTaaatattgtgaaatcattgttgtgtaacaactttgtTATGAAAGACCTCAGAGAAACAAATGTAATCCTtgaaatcaagattactaggtcagaaaatggaatttctttggatcagtcTCAATAAGTTGAAacaatcctaaagaaatataaataatttgactaTAAATCTGcctgcacaccatatgatctaattgtgaaaattttcaagaacactggtgaaggtgttagacaaattgAATATGTGAGCATCACTGacagcctcaggtatgccactgattgtactaaacccgacattgcctatgtcgtgggaCTGTTGTGCAGCTTTACCAATAGAcatagtatggagcattggtaGACCATCAAAAGAATCATGAGATGCCTAAAAAGGATCATGAGTCTttgattacattatcaaaggtTTCCTTccgtccttgaaggatacaatgttGTTGATTGGAACATTTTACCATATGATACCAAAACAACCAGTGCAAATATTGTAGTATAGGTAATGGggttgtatcttggaaatcaaATAACATACGATATTGATTCAGTCCATTATCGAGTCTGAAATGATAACACtagctactactagtgaagaaACAAGTCGGTTAAGATGCTTGCTAGTTGGGTTCGCTTTATGGGAAAAACCTTTGACAATTGTGTTGATCTACTGCGATAGTATCGCGACTATTGCAAAGATTGAAAATCTTTATTACAACAGTATGAGACAACAAAGACGTCGTAAGCACAATACAGTTAGATAACTACTTTCTAAATGAGATGTTATAGTGAATCATGTACGCAATGATAAAATTTTAGCAGATCCTTTGATGAAAGGATTATCTAGAGAGAAATtcataaatacatccaaaaggatgagactaatgcctattgagtcactcatgatggtaacccgacttaaaagactggagatcccaagaattaggttcaatgggtaataacaagtcgtgaagtgatatgagatgaacatgctattataaatCAGAGAAACATGATTCATGAAGCGATGATAAGATGaggtaatagaaactcttaatagGATATATACTCTATATGgagtggagtacctagctacatgagtactcttgatagcCTCActtatgtgaatgtggaagtggggccgcttcctatTGAATTTCGTGGTAGAATTCttagagcgttcactatactAGGATACACGTGTAAGACCATTAATGCACGAGCTTTTGAGAATATACCCGATTAGAAGTCTGTGTGTGTGTTTGATGTCCAAGATAatgttcaagactacgagtcactcttgttaaatctgaatcttacttactatgcaatggttcaagtcaagagacacatttgtttatgcatgattttatagaagcgtttgacataatatttgaagtcccacattgaaaaCTATATAATTTTGAACAGTTTTCAACactataaatactaaagttCTATATTtgatagaaaacatatgtgagtttgcttccatcactatataataagtttcaaactcttgtgaaaagtacaccaaagtttgatgcatttttcaactttctcttttctctcttttctattCCGCTCGATTGATTTATGAGCCACTTCTCCCATTTATTTATGTCGCttcgatattttaaaatagtattgtACTGTAGTCCTATCGGTTTCTAGAGCGGTTATTATCCTGTATTTTCGTCGATTTTGTAGTAGTCCTAATATCACTATCCTTTTAGAGCGGTTTTTATGTCATAGTCTCGTCGATTTTTAGTAATCATAATACCATTATGAGCGGTTTTTTTGTGTCGTAGtccttttgatttatgagtTATCATAGTACCATATCGCAAGAGACTTTAATCTTCATATTGAGAATGACTTTAACCGCCATATTGAAGGTGTAATTCTATAACGGTTTTTTACGGTGCAGTAGAACttcgatacagtgaatctgatCTATTTTAACTTGAGGACTTCATGGTTGATAGTCTGTGTTGCACAAATTGGGCAGTGCCATAAAACGTCTTAAAGTCAGCGACCTATTCTGCGAcaataattgatatttctttatatatttagtaatacagtaaacaacttttttattaattaaatattttgaaatacttTTCTAATGACAATATATATGtcgaatttatattttattcatagaatttttatttttttaaactattttatactatatttaaatttattttcttaatgtaaaaaatataatattaaatatattggaTTATTTGTCACAATCTTACATTTCTTTCATACATtaatattaaatcattaaatttaatattaaagtaTTTTGATTTGATATAAAACTTTGTTCTTtcaagttaatattttaaatattttttgacataatattttaaatttattctcactaatataatatattctaattcaaaaattaaaattattttattaaatctaaTAATATCTAGTTATTATATGTctattaaagttataaatctaaaactatataatttaattttaaactatctcatgaaataaacatatttatatGTGAAGTTTGATCCTGAGAATCTTGGAAAATCATGGAACTATGAACTCGATTCAGATTGAAGGCTTTTAAAAATTTGAGATCaatccaatatatatattttagtgaGAATGGTGATTGAACGTTAGTatctatttgtttttaaaaatctctaaattttctGAATCAACGGAATTACTATAAGAAATTCTCtaatgttaaaaatataaaattttctaacgtagtatttatatgttatttatgtaaatatataaaaatataaaatctaacAAAATGAAGATTCTCAATTACAATTTTACAATctgtaaaaaataaactaatttcaCTAAAGATTTATTTGaaacttaacaaatatttttattaatgacCATGAttaccttttattttaataggaTCATCGTCACggcaattttataatattgcaatcaattttatacaaatattttcaaaacaattaaaatatagtaaagaggtaaaaataaagaaaataaaaagagattttttattttttatttttatctctataaAAGGAGAGGTCGGGCAATATTTTGGGACAAAATCATCACTTTCTCTCATTGTGTCTTGTTAGgttctttctttctctttgaaaaaattatcaatgGTTTCTTCAAATGGAAACAGCACAACAACAAAACCCAAGAGAAAAATTGACATCAAGAAAATAGAACAATTGAACAAGTTACAAGTGAGCTTCTCAAAACGTAAATTAAGACTCTTCAACAAAGTTACCGAACTATCCATTATGTGTCAGGCAAAAACCGCAATGATCATCACTTCACCAAACGAAAAACTCTATGCATGTGGTTATCCAAATTCTGACTCCGTCATTAACCAATTTATCGCTTCGGAAAACAACGTTGTTATCGacaacgaaaaaaaaaaacaagatgaGGAAATATTTGAAACACTAAGGTTTCAATACGAGGAACTTCAAGAAAAGTTGAAAGAAGagaagaatattttattaaaagagagaaataaaggtGATGCATGTTTTACTTCTTGGTGGAATCATTCTATTGATGATATGTCTTTTGAATCTCTTGAAAAATTTAAGAACTCTTTAGAAAATTTGAAGCTTAATATAGTTACAGctttagaagaaaaaagagtTAACTCGATCTATTCAACTCAACCACACCAAGAACGTATCAAGCTATTAAAATCTTGAATGAGTGTTGGTGATTGAAAGAGTGATATACTAGTGATGGTTTTGATGCTAGTTTTATGATTCAGTTAATTCCAATTTAGTTaagattttttttgtaaattcgaTGACAATATCCTCTTTGAATGTGCTATttgtttatgtgattttttttttttggtttattatttgattttatgtttcttttcttgaatACATATGGAAAAGGATATAGTGAAAAAGATTAATTTTTGGTGCACTTTGGACACGTATTATTATTCGTGACGTTCTTGcttgatttttaatttagataTGCGTGATTTTTGCCTCCTTCCAAATTtagagtttattttattttattttaattttgtttttgatcaaatttaattttggtCATTGTGtaatactttataaataatgtaGTTGATTATCAGTTTTATCattgatatatctttgtgtatcaagaattttgaattaatttttttttaatttaatttcgtCTTGTTATTGATCAATGTCATCTTTCAATTGTCCATTAGTACTCATTGTGCTTCTGTAATTGTTCTTTTTTGAAGaagcaaaaataaattttattaataatacaaCTTTCTTCTGtaattgttcttttttttaataatattatgcgTTTAATCACTTTGCACTAATCCCTTTCTTAAACCATTAAACCAAACCTTGTTTATTAATGCGTTTGCAATTTTTCTCATTGGGAGCTGGGAATTAACTAGTGAATTCTTTGTATGGTTTAGTCCCAACAATTTGCTATcttaattagtaaaaaaaaaaaaaaaacaagttgtTACCTTGAAGATTTTGACAATATTAAAGTGAGTTAAAATCGGAGAatttgtttttgacaaaaattcaaaattttagattcaatcaactatttttttattgagatGGAAGATTATATaagtgtttgtgtttgattttttttccctAAATTATCTAGGGGACTTTTCTTTGTTAATCGGCAGTTAGTTTGCTGAGATTAACTACGAAAGATACATTATtaaatttggttaaaaaaagACCAAATTCTCgtaataaaatttatcacagaaagattttcatcaattaattaaatcttctttcatattattatccatcatttttttttcaatcatgTAATATTCAAAAAGACAATGTTATTTCCCTCAAATATATAGTACTATACACAAACAAAGGAATATTGTCAAtttgttaattaataaaatagtgaagACCCAATTGGTCCCTAAGAAAAGTAAAAgtaatttttgatttttgagaaaattaaattagGACAATTAGCtccataataattaataaaaaataataatttagttttttttcattaactaaaaagaaacaatttggtcaatataaaattaaatgtcCCTAAATAATTTGTTATTCAACAAATCAGTCTAGTGGGTATTGAGCTTCGTTTCCTATATGAAGAAAAGTACAAATGTTTTAAGTACAAATGTTGTAGTCCATGTGTCTCATTGGAGAGATGTCTTATTAGAGTTGtaagagagactattttgaaaaAAAGGTGGTCACCAAAAGAGGAAAGTAAATCATATTCCcgattttttttgtcaaataagtcTTAGAAAATCATGAATTGTGCATTCATTAACCGTTATATCgagctgatttttggacagtcGGTTCGAAACATTTGGGTCTTCGTTTTCAACGATCGGATTGGCGAAACGACGTCTGGAGAGGGATGAATCGTGCTCACACAACAATAGGTTTTTGAgtgtttttcttcttattttttatttgcaagCTTTAATGCTTTCTTATTTTGGCTGGTTGTACACACAATTTGTGCATCATTTTGAGATTCTGTTGTacccttatttgattatagtagAGTCCATCAGAGTAGCGTCAGTGCTTTTGATTTAACGGCTATTTAAATTGCTTGAAGGATGGaggaaaatatgaatataaagatGATATGCTTGAATGGTACTAATTACCATTTGTGGAAGTGCAAGATGAAAAACTTGTtgtttgtgaagaaaatgcatcttcttagttttaattctaaaaGGTCGGATACGGAAGAATGGGATTTTGAACATCAATAGGTATGTGGTTTTGTTAGGCAATATGTAGAAGATAATGTTTATAATCATATTGCTAACGAGACAGCtataaaaattatgtgggaTAAGATGAAGATTTTGTTTGCCTCTAAATCAGGAaataataaattgttcttgCTGAATAGTTTCTTCAGTTTGAAGTATAAGTATGGGACTTCTATTTCAGACCACTTGAGTGAATTTTAAAGGCTCATTGATCAAATGTCTGAAATGGGTATCAAGTTTGATGATGAGCTCTTAGGACTATTTCTATTGTTATCTTTACGAGAGTCTTGGTAGACATCTCATGTTTCTATAACGAGTGCAGCTCCTAACGATGTTGTTTCTTTGGAAACGGCTAAATGTGATGTTTTGAATGAAAAATGAGAAGGAAGGCACAAGGTTCTTCATCTCAATCTGAAGTTTTGGTAATTGAAAATAGAGGGATAAGTCATAAAAAAGAACCGAAGGATGGTAGAGGAAATAGCATAAACAAGTTAAGTCTAGATACAAAAATATGGAGTGTCATTATTATCATAGAACAGTGCACATACAAAAGAATTGTTTTTTTTGGAAATGGGTCGTGACGATGATAGTACTTCAATTTTGTTCGATCAACtaaaaaaactctaaaaaatatataataatatgtttaataaatatttttttaccattattataaaaaatctaaaacaaattattattttataaatctgaTTCAAGTTTGAGTATAtaccaataataaataatgtaaaacaaaaaataagaaatttaaattacaacaacacaactttagttttttttttttggcctCTCAACAAACACTACATTACCATCAATACACCTCTTATAAGTTTGATGTATAAAAAGAGTTAGAATGGGTAAGATTAAGAGTTCAAACCTTCAAGTCGTCGTAACGCCTACGATACCCTTTATCCTTCCGTGTTTGGTCGACCCCCCTTGATCTTCCTCTTGGTCTTTTTTTCCCCCTCTTTTTGTCCTCCGCATTTTGTTCCTTGTTTACCCTCCCGTGCGCCGCTCCTCCTTGATTTTTCTGGTTGTTTTTATCTGCTTTCCTCAAGCCAACTGCAGCTCTCCTTTGGCTGTTTACAAATTAtagttttgttattaaaaagGGATTGGGTCCTAAGCccattagtatttttttatacagcccatttgtttgttttctttttttcttcttttgttaggtccaacactttttttttaatcttaattcattccttttatttttacaaaatatatattgaatttaatcaattcctaataaatatcaattcttataaaaaataactatattttattttatttttattttttattaaagattatttAGATGttacatctttttaatctttgagttattaatATAAGTCGTACTACttttcagttttaaaatttaatatttaaaaccaaaaatgataaaatattcttaaaattattaaattagatgtgacatcttttttactcatttagtttttgagacacgagttgtacaacttgatcgtcttaaaacttgcattttaaaatattattcaactcaaacacaatttctttaaaaacaatcaacacatctccattttctaccaagaactacgtatcTTTGAATTCTCCATCGCACTGAGAGATACGTAGGAGTAAGAttacactcttgtcaagcataataataaaaacttttttttcactctttttaaacacacttttatctcaaaaaatcaaattttataaaaaaacaatttatattcatatttaataataaagagaaataaatatatttaagttgatataattttgcacaattaattataggtaatcgTATTTTAACGAATGTTATATGGTGCTAATATCTTCACTACGCATAATGGACtctcgaactcaaaatctgATTTCAAagaacatttttatatttattttctttctatttttaagggttttccaatattttccctattttaaaataaattttggtggcgactctatTGAATTTCgaggaaaactcgaaattttaggccgcgacagtgATAATCGCGTTACTACTACTAGTAACGATCTTGTTATTCTTCGTGACTATGAGTAAATTAAGCTTGTATCTGATGAAAGCATGTGGATAATTGATAGTAGTGCTACACTACATGCTACACTGAGGAATGAGCTATTCACATCTTATACTTCAAGTGACTTTGGAGTTTCGAAGATGGATAATGATGGTGTATCTAAGGTAATTGGTGTTGGTGATGTATGCTTGCAAACCAACATGAGAATGTAATTTGATCTTCGTGAATATGCgtgatgaaaatgattttgataaTCATTTTGCTTTTGGAAAGTGGAAACTCACCAATGGTAACTTGGTTGTGGCAAGAGGAGAGACAATTAGTAAACTATATTGAACAAAAGACAGTGTAAATGTCGTGGATACACAATCATCT contains:
- the LOC101493142 gene encoding agamous-like MADS-box protein AGL62 produces the protein MVSSNGNSTTTKPKRKIDIKKIEQLNKLQVSFSKRKLRLFNKVTELSIMCQAKTAMIITSPNEKLYACGYPNSDSVINQFIASENNVVIDNEKKKQDEEIFETLRFQYEELQEKLKEEKNILLKERNKGDACFTSWWNHSIDDMSFESLEKFKNSLENLKLNIVTALEEKRVNSIYSTQPHQERIKLLKS